The sequence GCACTGCATATGCCAACGCTGGGTGTGCCGAAAACGCAGCTGATAGCGTCTGCATGTCCGTGTGACTAGGCAGCGCAACTGAAATGCATGGCGAGGTGGCTGAAGTCGTGGATCCTGTGGATCCCGTGCGCGTGCTGTTTGAGCCAGACATGGACGGTGGGCCTGAaggttgctgctgctgctgctgttgttgttgttgttgttgttgttgttgctgctgttgctgctgttgctgctgctgttgttgttgttgttgttgttgttgctgctgttgttgctgttgtgaCCAAGACGTCCAAGCGTAATTCGGTTCAGACGCGGTACCGGAGCCAGTTGCTGAAGCGGGAGAAGCACTGGATTGTTGCATGGGCACGCCCGTCGAAAATCGGTTGACAGCCGTGGTAAACGCATCGTTGAGCTGGTGTGCAATGTTTGGATCGGCCATTCCAGCGCCATTACCGCCGTTGTCCGCGGCGACACCCAGCGACGGCCAAGCAGGCTCGGGGAACGAGGCAGAACCGGGTGCCGATGTCGAGGCTGCCGACACGTCCACGCTTGTCTCACCACCGTGGATGTCGGGTTGCAGCTGGAACGTGACTGAATGAGACTTTGGTCTAGTTGGCCTGTCGATCGACATGGGCTCATCGGTGATCGACGAAGTCGACGTtgcggcagctgctgaaCCTTCCGAAGTGGTCGTGGCGCTTTGCGGCTGCGGCGACGTGCGTCGTGAACCTGCAGCGGAAGCACGAcctcgcttctcgtcgtACCTCGATCGCTTCTTGATCACATCGGCTCGCATGGTGACCGGTCGGTGCTCGTTGTGCAATTTGAGATACAGGCCACACGCATTGCAGACCGTGTGACCAGCATCATCCTTCCTCCACAAGGGCGTCGTGTAGGTTCCGCAATTGAAGCACGATGTCATGTCCTCGCCACTTGGCGAGCCAGAGCGTGAGGGCGAACCGGCCCTCGATCCGGGCGCAGAGGCGCCGCCTGGAGTGGCGGATGGCGTAATGTGACCCGAGTGCGAGTGGCTATGGTGGCTCTTGAGACTCCTGGGTCGAGGCGTCTTGTGCAGCTTGAGGTAAAGACCACACGCGttgcacagcagcaggtcgTTGGGATCACGACGCCATAGCGGTGTGGAGGTAGCTCCACAATTGGTGCATTGAGCCTGCGTGGGATGCGCGCTTCCAGAGGCAAACGAGGCACTAGGCGTACTGCCTCCAGGTGGGAGACCCTCGATCTTCTTGTTGTTGAGGTCTGGGTTGATGGCTGTGAAAGCAATTGAGCcggcgatgctgcggcGACCACGGCCCTTGTTCTTGGACATGCCATCCGAACACGAAACGGAGCTGTCGGTCGAATTTCGTTTGATGGCTGCTTTGGACGTGCTGGCGGCGGTGCAAGGACCGGGACTGGAGCCAGAGCGTCCGATGTTGGCCAGCGTTGGGCGCAAGGTGGGCGAAGAGGGAGCCGAGAGCGAATCGACAGGACGATCAGCACCCTGGAAGGGTCCGGCTTCGGGGGCCAGCAATGGAGTGGAGGGCACCGATACCGAGTTGCCGCGTGTACCAAACATGGGCGGCTGCATGACTCCAGCGTTTgtggtcgagatggacgtgTCGAtttcgagatggtggtcgCGGGAAGCGTTTGCAGTGCTCTCGTAGCTGCTGGACATTGGCAAGTGGGCGCCTTCGGGCAAGCGTAGAGAGGCGCCAGAGAGCGATGGAGTCGAATTGAGCCATTCGGGCTGCTGTACTTCGGCGTCGTGTCCAGCGGCGTGGGCGAGGTTTGCGCTCCAGTtgctgccaacgctgccATCGGGGGAAGGTTCTTTGGATTCGGGCCGGGAGGTGTTCTGGATGTGGGTACGCTGTGTCTGCTCTGCCAATTTACGGAAGGTTCGGAGCTCGTCGGCCATCTTCCTGGCTAGTTCCGAAGCCACCTTTTGGGGTTGCGGGTCGGTCTTTTTCCTCCTGATTTGCTTCAATTTGGCGGGGCCTGTCGACAGTCGGTTAAGACCTGACGAGGTGGTTGAGAGGGCCAAAGGGTTCTGCGGCGGCTTGGCGTCGGTCAGGTTCTGGTCGAAGGGAGCTTTAAAGTTGGGCAAGTCACCCACAGGCAAGCCGAGGTCGGCAAGGTCCATCTGTACATCCTCCATGCTACCGAGGCcggcgagcaagctgtCCAGAGGAGCGTTGAGATCGATGTGATGGTTGAGCAACAGATCACGCTCCGTGGCTTCAATGTCTTCGAGCTTGTATCCGCCGGAAAGGTTTGGGAGGTCACTTTCGAGGCCGGCACTGGCCATGATTTGATCAAAAGTGGCGTGcgtgtcgacgatgctgatgtcAGAGGTGGAGTCGATGGCATCACTACTGCGTGTGTGGTTGGTGGAGCTCTGAGGTGAGAGAATGAGCGGGAACTTGTTGGTGGTGCCTACCGGGCCGTTCTGACGTTGAGCGTGAGCGTAGTCTTTGGAAGCGTCCTTGTTGCCGACAGTGGTCTGCTTGAAGTTGACGCTGGGATCGAGCGCAAAGGTGTACTGCATGTCTTTCATGGTT is a genomic window of Mycosarcoma maydis chromosome 10, whole genome shotgun sequence containing:
- a CDS encoding uncharacterized protein (related to gata transcription factor), encoding MAPLLLKVKGNKSFSPFSNLNDEESLTRTWRVCTKVAAHLEQGQRLENLSWRLWYLHDLMVENDDLKSRRDFKKLSKSTGEKLDRDKGRAIAELTAPPFRKTDSGEALRKKAVERQKLRALAVAKLQAKFRSSPANKQTMKDMQYTFALDPSVNFKQTTVGNKDASKDYAHAQRQNGPVGTTNKFPLILSPQSSTNHTRSSDAIDSTSDISIVDTHATFDQIMASAGLESDLPNLSGGYKLEDIEATERDLLLNHHIDLNAPLDSLLAGLGSMEDVQMDLADLGLPVGDLPNFKAPFDQNLTDAKPPQNPLALSTTSSGLNRLSTGPAKLKQIRRKKTDPQPQKVASELARKMADELRTFRKLAEQTQRTHIQNTSRPESKEPSPDGSVGSNWSANLAHAAGHDAEVQQPEWLNSTPSLSGASLRLPEGAHLPMSSSYESTANASRDHHLEIDTSISTTNAGVMQPPMFGTRGNSVSVPSTPLLAPEAGPFQGADRPVDSLSAPSSPTLRPTLANIGRSGSSPGPCTAASTSKAAIKRNSTDSSVSCSDGMSKNKGRGRRSIAGSIAFTAINPDLNNKKIEGLPPGGSTPSASFASGSAHPTQAQCTNCGATSTPLWRRDPNDLLLCNACGLYLKLHKTPRPRSLKSHHSHSHSGHITPSATPGGASAPGSRAGSPSRSGSPSGEDMTSCFNCGTYTTPLWRKDDAGHTVCNACGLYLKLHNEHRPVTMRADVIKKRSRYDEKRGRASAAGSRRTSPQPQSATTTSEGSAAAATSTSSITDEPMSIDRPTRPKSHSVTFQLQPDIHGGETSVDVSAASTSAPGSASFPEPAWPSLGVAADNGGNGAGMADPNIAHQLNDAFTTAVNRFSTGVPMQQSSASPASATGSGTASEPNYAWTSWSQQQQQQQQQQQQQQQQQQQQQQQQQQQQQQQQQQQQQQPSGPPSMSGSNSTRTGSTGSTTSATSPCISVALPSHTDMQTLSAAFSAHPALAYAVHQAAEKFPAFFAQDPLGATASVAAAAGIHNPFSSGLALNDAASSSSADIIASVNTSNSSSNDSNGVSDTRNHALAGSRDGVGSTIDIAGGVGTPSNLGNGHDSVMLDLAATPNSTSRPGSSGGCARRDSEFGRMLSANHCASSGSICANAISTIDLGEAGTPQAGSWW